TTAAGAATTTGCTCTGCCATTTCTCTTTCTTCGTCATTTTGAAGTGATCCTGCAAGTATTTCTGAAAAGCCCATAATTCCAACAAAAGGTGTACGTAGTTCGTGGCTCATATTAGCAAAGAAAAATGCTTTTAGCCTGTTCATTTCTTCAGCTTTTTCTTTGGCATCAGTTAATTCAGTAATTAAAACTTTTCTTTTTGTAATATCACGAATGATACTAAGTAACATAACAGCTTTATCTTCAAACTCGATAAATGAGTTTGTTAATTCTACCCAGATTACTTTTCCACTTTTTAATTGAATTTCTGTTTCAAACTTTTTAAGAATCGTTCTATTTTTAAACCGTTCTTTAAACCCGCTTATCCAATTTTCTGATTCAGTTATTATATAGGAAATGTTAAAAATACTACCAATCAAATTTTCTTTTTTTAAACCAAATAAATTGCAATAAGAATCATTCACATTTATTATCACACCATTTTCGTCTACCAATCTCATTGCATCAACAGAACTCTCCCAGATTGAACGGAATTTTTGTTCTGATCCGATTATTTCTGTAAGGAGTTTTTTTCTATCAGTAATATCGCGGTCTATACCCATAGTAACTTCTTTGCCGCTTAAAGAAATTAATGAGATAGAGCTTTCAATCGGGAAAACCGTACCGTCTTTACGTTTATGAACAGATTCAATAGTTACAGACTTATGCAGTCTTAAAATTTCAATTTGGTCCTTAGATAATTCTGAATTTGCAAGCTGAACAGAAACATTTTGTGGATGAAGAATATTAATGCTTTTACCAATTAATTCTTCACGTGTGTACCCGTTCATACTACAAGCGTTAGCATTACAATCAATAATTAATAATGTTTCAGGATCGGTAATAAAAATTGCATTAGGACTGTTTTCAAATAATGAATAAAATTTTGTTTCGCTATGCTGGACCGCTTCCTCCATTTTTCTGCGTTCAGTTATATCGCGAAAGTTTATAACTATAGCATCAACACTTGGTTCATTTAGTAAATTTGTGAACGTACTTTCTATCCAAAGCCAATTACCTTTAGTATTTTTAAATCTGTATTCAATTGTTGGAACTAAAGCTGGATTTTTTATGATGGCAGATAAAGTACCTAAGACAATGGGTAAATCATCCGGATGTGTGAGTTCAGCCGGAAGTTGCTCAACTCGTTTTTCTATAGAATAACCAAAAATTCTTTTTGCGGATGGACTAACGTATTTAAACTCACCATCTTCGCTAATTTGGACTATGCCATCCGGCGCATTTTCTATTAGTTTTTGATAATGTGTTTTAGTTTTTAATGATGCTTCTTCAGCTTCTTTAAGTCCGGTTACGTCAACACTTAATGCTGAAACACCTGTAATAAATCCTTCCGAAAAGATCGGGTTAAGAAATACTTGGAAGTAGTTAAACTTATTATTCGTTTCGATAGAAAATTCAAAATCTAATTTTTTACCAGATAAAGCAGTATCGTATTTTGGTTTCCAAAAAGATTTCAATTCCGGAGTTAAAATCTCTAAGGCATTTAAACCTTTTGTAAGTTTAATATTATAAGTACGAAAATAACTTTCACTGAAGAAGTTGTTAAAGACAATATAATTATAGTCCTTATCTATAGACCAAATAGACTCTTTTCTATTATTTATAAGGGCATTTAAATTTGCTTCAGAGTTTCTAATTTTTTCTTGGATAAGTTTTCTCTCCGTGATATCCCTTGTAATACTTAGAATATGTTTTTCACCATTTAATTCTAAAATGGCGGCCGACATTAGTCCGTTTCTGACCTCGCCATTTTTTAATCTAAATCGGGCTTCAAGATTTTCAACAATTCCATTTGCCTTTAAACCTGCAACAAGTTTTTCTCTATCTGATGAATCTGCCCAAATATTTATTTCGAAAGATGATTTACCGATAACTTCTTTTTCTGTGTATCCCGTCAATTTCAAAAAGCCCGTATTAACAGAGATATACATTCCATCAGAAAGTCTGTTAATATTTATAGAATCAGGACTTGTCAAGAAAGCTTTAGTAAACTTTTCTTCTGAGGCTTTTAATTCCTCTTCAGCACGTTTACGTTGTGTAATATCTGAAAATAAAGCAACCATAAAGTTGGGCTTGGTTTGATAAGCTTTTACTTCAAATGCTCCTTCAATTTTGTCATCATTGTAAGTGATCTGTTCAGTAGCCCATAATATGCCTTTGGACGCTGCATCACGATATCTTTGCGGTACCTCAGTATTGGCAAGCGGAGGGAATGCCTGCTCAATGTTTTTACCAAGGAATAAGGAGTGATTAATTCCTAATATTTTATCGGCGGCTGGATTACTATCAATCAAAATTAAATCATTATTATCATTCAGTTCATAAAAGTGCATTCCCATAGGTGAGTTTAATGTCATCTTTCTAAATTTCTCTTCTGAAGCAGCAAATTCTATTTGGGCTTTTTTCTGTTCTGTAATATCTCTCATGAATGATTGATAAGTTCCATCCGGCATTAGTTTAGAGGTCATCTCTATAAAAATTGACTTGCCATCTTTTTTAATAACCACCCTCTCTGCCTTAACAATTTCACCAGCCAATAATTTATCATATCGCAATGGAATGGTTTCAAGGTTTTCTTTTGAGAACAAATCTTTAATATTCATTCCAATCAATTCTTCTTTTGAATAACCTGTAAGTTCAACGGCTTTGTTATTAACTGTAATAAAATTCCCATCCTTATCCCCATGGAAAAAAGCATCTGAAGCAAAATCGAGGAGCATCCTGTACTTCTCCTCGTTTGATTTTAAAGATTCTTCAAATTTTTTACGCTCACTTATATCTTTTATTGAAAGCAGCAGGTACTGTTCGTCATAAAATTCCAATATCTCGCCGGATAAAAGTGCAGTTATCTGCTTTCCATTTTTTTGATTTCCTATAGCTTCAAAATTTTTAATGTATCCGTTTTGCTTAAGCAGTTCAATCATCCTAACTCTATCACTCGAATCTGCCCACAATTTTAACTCAAATGTGGTTTTTCCAATCACTTCAGAACGACTGTATCCAAATATCTTTTCAAAACCTCCGTTAATTTCAGTTAACTTTCCGGTTGATAAATGTGTAAGGCTAATTGAATCTGATGAATGAAGAAATATCTTTGAGAATTTTTCATTGCTCTCAAATAAAGCTTTCTCTTTTTCACGTTCTTTGGTTTGATCTCTAAAAACTAAAACAACCCCAATAATTTTATTCTCATCATTTCTAATTGGTGAGCCGCTATCAGCAATCGGAATTTTCTTTCCATTCTTTGAAATAAGTATAGTATGGTTTGCAAGACCTACCACTACTCCATCTTTTAAAACTCTATCCACAGGATTTTCAACATTTTTCCCTGTTTCTTCATTAACAATATTAAATACTCTGCTTAACAATAAACCTTTAGCTTCTTTTTCACTCCATCCGGTTAGTCTCTCTGCAACAAGATTCATTTGTTTAATTGCACCCAGCGTATCAGTGGTAATAACACCATCCCCTATACTGTATAAAGCAGTCCTATATTCTTCCTGAGTTTCTGCAAGCTCTTTCTGTTTTAAGAAAAGATTTTTGTAAATGCGACTTTGCTTTTGTTTATAAATGAAAAGCGCCGTTAATGCTATAAGTAAAATACTTATGAAAACAATGATCGAAATGACTCCAGCCCTATAAAATAATTCAGAGTATAGTTCTTCTTTATCAATTTTAGAAACCATATACCATTCAGTCCCGGGAATTGGTTGCAGTTCTGCAAGCACATCTACACCACGATAATCTTTACCTTCAATAATTCCACTTTGACCTGAAACACCTTTAACCGCTACAATATCTATCCGAGATAAAGAAATTTTTAAATTTAAAGCAGAATTTTTTTTGTGCCTTAATTCATTAATATAAATAATTGAATCATTTTCAATTTTAAATAAAAGTGTTTCGGCTGTTTTACTTGTAGAAGGAAATTTTTGAACAATTGGGATAAGTGATTTGTTGGGATTAATTATTTGAATAAATGCACCAATTGGTATCCCGCTATTATCTTTGATAATAGATATTATATTTAAGCGGACATCTTTACTGTCGTTATTAAAATAAAAATTTCCGTAAGTAACGCTGTCCTTATATAAACACTTTTTAATTTCGGCCAATCGCTGGACATCAAATTGTTTTAATTCATTATCAAGCGAGAATAATTTTTTACCCGAAGTATCAGTAATTACAATACTTTCATCATATCCCTCAGCTGTAAATTGACTTAATGTTTTTGAAAAATACTCTTTTGCTTCTGAAGTATTCTTGTTTGTTTTAAGATAATCTGTGTACTTAATAAACTTACCGATTGTAGCAAAAAATTTTGCATCAGCAGTTCGTCCTTTTTTCCAAGCGCTAAGTTGCTCTAGTTTTAGATCTGTAACCGCTTTTAGAAATTCGTGTTTATCTTTTATAATCCCTTTAGTTTCAGTTTTATAGTAAAAAAAAGCAACCAGAAGTATTACTATACTGGATAATAAAACTATTAAAAAGATATTTAGTTTACTTAGCTTATTCAAAAGTAACTTTGCTTTAAGAAATAATTAAAATTATGCCATACCGCCATTTTTTTTACAAGCACAAATAAGATATTTTTTAGATGAATGAAAGACTGTTGAAAAGAACTGTAAGAGAATATTCATTTTACATTTTTCCAAAGTAAAATATTATTGAGATACGACTTTACAATTGTATTGTTTTATTAGATAATTATCAACAACAGTAAGAACTATTTTCCGAACTCAGCATGAATTTTATTTAATACGTTTATTAATTCAGGCTTTATAAACGGTTTTGATAAATAATAATTACAACCTGCTCCTAAAAATTCTTCAGCATCACCATTAAGAGCAAAAGCAGTTTCTGCAATTACGGGTAAGTCTTTAAGTTCGGGTATTTTACGAATCTCTTTTAAAACATTAAGACCGTTGCCGCCTCTTCCAAGATTTATATCAAGCAAAACAGCAAAATAATTTTTACTTTTTATAAAACTTAATGCTTGCTGTTCGGTGACAGCAATATCCACTAAATAATCATTTTTAAGATAGAACTGAATAACTTCATTAGTTATTGGATCATCTTCTACTAGGAGTATTCGTAGCTTCTCGATGGTTTGTTCACTTTTTAAAATAGAATGTTCAGCATCAGTTTGCATAAATCTTTTCCTTCTGTTTGATCGGTAATGTAATAATAAATTCCGATCCATTATTAACGGCACTAGATAATTCTATTTTTCCGTTCAGCAAATCTATATAATTTTTTGTTATAGCTAAACCAAGTCCGGTTCCTTCAAAACTTCTTGAATAGCCTTCGCTGACCTGCCTAAATTCTTCAAAAATAATATCTACACTTTCTTGTGGAATACCGATTCCTGTGTCTTTAACTTTAATTGTATAAGTTTCATTGTCTGATTGAAGTGAAACGTGTACACTACCGTAAAACGTAAACTTAATTGCATTGTGTATAAGATTGTTCATCATATCTCTAATTACACTGCTATCCGTTTGGGTAATTATTTCGGATTTAGATTCTGTAAAAAATAGGTTTAAACCTTTTGCGGCGGCATCAACTTGAAACAAGTTTACTGTTTCAGCAATTAAACTGTTAATATTAACTTCTGATATTTTTATCTCGTATTTATCTGCTTTTAATTTAGAAAGACTTAATACTTTATTTAGTGTTTCAATTAATCTTTTTCCGCTTTTGTTTATCGTTGAAGCCATGTGCTTAACCTCTTCATTATAGTCACCAGATTCCATCATTTCTGAATAACCTAAAACACCAAAGAGTGGAGTTCTAAGTTCGTGACTCATATTTGCAAAAAAAGCGGCCTGCGCCTTATTAGCTTTTTCTGCTCTTTCAATGGCTTCAATTAAGTCGTTTTCTGTTTTTTTGATTGCAGTTATATCAATACCGGAAAATAGTATTGCTCTTTTTCCGTTTAATGGATTTTTTGTAACAATACTATTTATTAAAAGTTTGCGCTCTTCACCATTGCTTGTTAATAAACTAAAAGTATAATCTGCACAACTGTCATCAGTGCCAAGGATCAGAGCCCTAAACCTTATATTACAAGCGTTTACATTAGCTTCATCATAACAAAAACTCATCCAGTTTTTACCAATTAATGTACCCTCTTCGTAACCAAGAATATCGTATCCCATTTTATTAATAAGTAAAATATCTGCGTTTTCATCAATTAAACAAATTACAGCACCAGCCATTTCTAAGTATAATTTTGCCTGATCGCGTTCAACTTGCATAAGATTATTTGCATTTAGCAATTCTGCGGTACGAGCCTCAACCAGGTTTTCTAAATTTAGCTGAATTTCTTTTAATTCTTCTTCTGTTTCGGTTCTTATTTCAATCTCAGTTTCAAGATGTTTTTTTTGGATAAAAAATCGTTCCATCATTCTTGATAAAGCACCAAACTCATTCTGTTTTCTTAACAGTGGTATTAATTTTGTTTCATCTTCAGAAGATAAGCTTTGACTTAACACTGATAATGGTTTTACTATATAAATTAACAGTAGAGTAAAAATAGAACCAAAAAACAACAATGATATTATTGCTATGACAGGAATGGAGCTTTGTGCTGATATCAAGTATTTTTCTGTTGCTTTGTCTATATGAAAAGATGTTATATAAGCAATTGTGTTTTGATTTATATCTTTGATGGGCAATTGTGTGTAAACACCAACATCGTATTTCATCAATTTTTCTTTAAACGATTCGATTGAATCAGTAAAAACGACTTTAATGTTGGAGTTTGTTGTATGTGAGATTTCCTCGAGGAATTTATCTTTATAAATTTTGCCTGCTATGAACCAGCCTTTTGGTTCAGTCTCTCGTTTCAAATCCATAGAAGGTTGAACAGGTGCGATTTGAATTTCAAAAATCTCACCATCTTTGCTGATAAAAAGATTTGAAAACCAATTTTTCTTAACAACGTTTTTCAAGTCTGATTTACTAATGAATAAACTAGATAATTTATTATTGTTTATAGCCTGATATCCATATCTCTGATTA
Above is a genomic segment from Ignavibacteriales bacterium containing:
- a CDS encoding PAS domain S-box protein, whose amino-acid sequence is MNKLSKLNIFLIVLLSSIVILLVAFFYYKTETKGIIKDKHEFLKAVTDLKLEQLSAWKKGRTADAKFFATIGKFIKYTDYLKTNKNTSEAKEYFSKTLSQFTAEGYDESIVITDTSGKKLFSLDNELKQFDVQRLAEIKKCLYKDSVTYGNFYFNNDSKDVRLNIISIIKDNSGIPIGAFIQIINPNKSLIPIVQKFPSTSKTAETLLFKIENDSIIYINELRHKKNSALNLKISLSRIDIVAVKGVSGQSGIIEGKDYRGVDVLAELQPIPGTEWYMVSKIDKEELYSELFYRAGVISIIVFISILLIALTALFIYKQKQSRIYKNLFLKQKELAETQEEYRTALYSIGDGVITTDTLGAIKQMNLVAERLTGWSEKEAKGLLLSRVFNIVNEETGKNVENPVDRVLKDGVVVGLANHTILISKNGKKIPIADSGSPIRNDENKIIGVVLVFRDQTKEREKEKALFESNEKFSKIFLHSSDSISLTHLSTGKLTEINGGFEKIFGYSRSEVIGKTTFELKLWADSSDRVRMIELLKQNGYIKNFEAIGNQKNGKQITALLSGEILEFYDEQYLLLSIKDISERKKFEESLKSNEEKYRMLLDFASDAFFHGDKDGNFITVNNKAVELTGYSKEELIGMNIKDLFSKENLETIPLRYDKLLAGEIVKAERVVIKKDGKSIFIEMTSKLMPDGTYQSFMRDITEQKKAQIEFAASEEKFRKMTLNSPMGMHFYELNDNNDLILIDSNPAADKILGINHSLFLGKNIEQAFPPLANTEVPQRYRDAASKGILWATEQITYNDDKIEGAFEVKAYQTKPNFMVALFSDITQRKRAEEELKASEEKFTKAFLTSPDSININRLSDGMYISVNTGFLKLTGYTEKEVIGKSSFEINIWADSSDREKLVAGLKANGIVENLEARFRLKNGEVRNGLMSAAILELNGEKHILSITRDITERKLIQEKIRNSEANLNALINNRKESIWSIDKDYNYIVFNNFFSESYFRTYNIKLTKGLNALEILTPELKSFWKPKYDTALSGKKLDFEFSIETNNKFNYFQVFLNPIFSEGFITGVSALSVDVTGLKEAEEASLKTKTHYQKLIENAPDGIVQISEDGEFKYVSPSAKRIFGYSIEKRVEQLPAELTHPDDLPIVLGTLSAIIKNPALVPTIEYRFKNTKGNWLWIESTFTNLLNEPSVDAIVINFRDITERRKMEEAVQHSETKFYSLFENSPNAIFITDPETLLIIDCNANACSMNGYTREELIGKSINILHPQNVSVQLANSELSKDQIEILRLHKSVTIESVHKRKDGTVFPIESSISLISLSGKEVTMGIDRDITDRKKLLTEIIGSEQKFRSIWESSVDAMRLVDENGVIINVNDSYCNLFGLKKENLIGSIFNISYIITESENWISGFKERFKNRTILKKFETEIQLKSGKVIWVELTNSFIEFEDKAVMLLSIIRDITKRKVLITELTDAKEKAEEMNRLKAFFFANMSHELRTPFVGIMGFSEILAGSLQNDEEREMAEQILKSSKRLTDTLNKILNVTRLEFDKIDLIYKEFNVTQLLKSTGLLYSSSAKLKNTIITIVTEDQNLIVKSDQRLLEEILNNLVSNAVKFTENGTIKLIANTDLIDNQKNLIIKVEDTGIGIPKDKQSVVWYEFRQASEGLNRSFEGSGLGLTITKKYVEMLGGKISLESDENVGSSFTIKLPMNEVDLKINEHIIISSDTIKPSSKKPQNKKSKILYVEDDTIALNYISIVLKSLYDVKTAFSAKAALEQINSTEYDILMLDINLGKGMDGVELMQKIRQIDIYKTTPIVAVTAYAAQSDKEEFLAKGFTHYISKPFTSKELKDLLNKVLG
- a CDS encoding response regulator, with protein sequence MQTDAEHSILKSEQTIEKLRILLVEDDPITNEVIQFYLKNDYLVDIAVTEQQALSFIKSKNYFAVLLDINLGRGGNGLNVLKEIRKIPELKDLPVIAETAFALNGDAEEFLGAGCNYYLSKPFIKPELINVLNKIHAEFGK
- a CDS encoding PAS domain S-box protein; this encodes MNSNTNENTKMLLSSAKQRQTKLLSTIVESYTKNMGEWCFDYTYWDEMVKFVKYPDEIWASRNIVASSINYDVSFVWVLDSDFNQRYGYQAINNNKLSSLFISKSDLKNVVKKNWFSNLFISKDGEIFEIQIAPVQPSMDLKRETEPKGWFIAGKIYKDKFLEEISHTTNSNIKVVFTDSIESFKEKLMKYDVGVYTQLPIKDINQNTIAYITSFHIDKATEKYLISAQSSIPVIAIISLLFFGSIFTLLLIYIVKPLSVLSQSLSSEDETKLIPLLRKQNEFGALSRMMERFFIQKKHLETEIEIRTETEEELKEIQLNLENLVEARTAELLNANNLMQVERDQAKLYLEMAGAVICLIDENADILLINKMGYDILGYEEGTLIGKNWMSFCYDEANVNACNIRFRALILGTDDSCADYTFSLLTSNGEERKLLINSIVTKNPLNGKRAILFSGIDITAIKKTENDLIEAIERAEKANKAQAAFFANMSHELRTPLFGVLGYSEMMESGDYNEEVKHMASTINKSGKRLIETLNKVLSLSKLKADKYEIKISEVNINSLIAETVNLFQVDAAAKGLNLFFTESKSEIITQTDSSVIRDMMNNLIHNAIKFTFYGSVHVSLQSDNETYTIKVKDTGIGIPQESVDIIFEEFRQVSEGYSRSFEGTGLGLAITKNYIDLLNGKIELSSAVNNGSEFIITLPIKQKEKIYAN